One Panicum virgatum strain AP13 chromosome 9K, P.virgatum_v5, whole genome shotgun sequence genomic region harbors:
- the LOC120647446 gene encoding dolichyl-diphosphooligosaccharide--protein glycosyltransferase subunit 1A, protein MATPPLPLRRATPLLLLAVLVGALASTTRADLVITRADRRVDLTSHIVRVLASLKVENVGPDPVSQVLLSFPNIQAKNLAAIRAFGTEGKVKGPSTVLPIEVVQPSGAPPELTFFSALLPKPLEKGKILHLDVLTVFTHSLQPFPEEITQAEAQLVVYQDSAHYLSPYPVKVQTLAIRLPGGRVESYTRHPSAKLVDSELKYGSSEELPPFSYLPVIVHFENNNPFAVAKEVIREIEISHWGNVQITEYYNIAHGGARLKGEFSRIDYQSRPYVRGVSSFRNLIARLPPRAHSIYYRDEIGNISTSHLWSDSKKTHLEIEPRFPLFGGWQTTFTVGYGLPLEDFVFYSDGKRFLNITFGSPIEEILIEKLIVKVVLPEGSKDIEVSAPFPTNQSQEVKYSHLDIVGRPVVVLEKPDVIPEHNLYFQVYYKFNNISLLREPLMLITGFFLLFVACIVYMRTDMSISKSSPSYLAKLQWDEVQATVQKIQGIFEQCLAVHDKLEASLRDLSRTGDIQSCKAARKAADAQFKELSKELKPLLTSLQSSPQSYQIWPKVEDLIRKEREMQEKLMTRHSTVVDSFEKKLRGQDVENRIALQQQKIAALRQEVESLLEYISEI, encoded by the exons ATGGCGACTCCGCCGCTGCCTCTCCGCCGCGCCACcccactcctcctcctcgccgtcctcgTCGGCGCCCTCGCCTCCACCACCCGCGCCGATCTCGTCATCACCAGGGCAGATCGGAGG GTTGATCTGACTTCGCATATCGTTCGCGTCCTCGCTTCCCTCAAG GTTGAAAATGTTGGACCAGACCCAGTCTCTCAAGTTTTACTATCTTTTCCCAACATCCAAGCAAAGAACTTAGCAGCTATAAGAGCATTTGGCACTGAAGGAAAAGTGAAGGGTCCAAGTACTGTTCTGCCAATTGAAGTTGTTCAGCCTTCTGGAGCTCCCCCAGAGCTAACTTTCTTTTCAGCATTGTTACCCAAACCTTTGGAAAAGGGAAAGATTCTACACTTGGATGTCCTGACTGTATTCACACACTCTCTTcaaccattcccagaagaaatcACGCAAGCTGAAGCACAACTTGTTGTCTATCAGGATAGTGCTCATTATCTGTCACCTTACCCTGTTAAGGTACAGACACTTGCTATCAGATTGCCCGGCGGAAGGGTTGAATCATACACAAGGCATCCAAGTGCAAAACTTGTGGATTCAGAACTGAAATATGGATCATCTGAAGAGCTTCCCCCGTTTTCCTACTTACCTGTGATCGTGCACTTTGAGAACAACAATCCTTTTGCAGTCGCGAAGGAAGTTATAAGGGAGATTGAGATATCTCACTGGGGAAATGTACAGATTACGGAATACTACAACATTGCCCACGGTGGTGCCAGACTCAAGGGTGAATTTTCCAG GATTGATTATCAGTCCAGACCTTACGTAAGAGGTGTTTCATCTTTTAGGAATCTTATTGCGAGACTGCCTCCAAGGGCCCACTCTATTTATTACAGAGATGAGATCGGTAATATTTCGACATCACATTTGTGGAGTGATTCCAAGAAG ACCCACCTGGAAATTGAACCAAGGTTTCCATTGTTTGGTGGGTGGCAAACAACCTTCACTGTTGGTTATGGTTTACCACTTGAAGACTTTGTTTTCTATTCTGATGGAAAGAGGTTTCTTAACATCACTTTTGGTTCTCCAATTGAGGAAATTCTCATTGAAAAGCTTATAGTAAAG GTTGTACTACCTGAAGGGTCAAAGGATATCGAAGTTTCAGCTCCCTTTCCAACAAATCAGTCGCAAGAG GTGAAGTATTCACACCTTGACATTGTTGGAAGGCCAGTTGTTGTCTTGGAGAAGCCTGATGTTATTCCAGAGCATAATTTGTATTTCCAG GTTTACTACAAATTCAACAATATATCCTTGCTCCGAGAGCCGTTGATGCTTATTACTGGTTTCTTCCTCCTGTTTGTGGCCTGTATTGTTTACATGCGCACTGATATGTCAATTTCCAAGAGTTCTCCTTCTTACTTGGCCAAGCTGCAATGGGATGAG GTGCAAGCCACTGTTCAGAAAATCCAGGGTATCTTTGAGCAATGCTTAGCAGTTCATGATAAACTGGAGGCCTCATTGCGTGATTTATCTAGGACTGGGGACATTCAGTCTTGCAAGGCTGCTCGTAAAGCTGCTGATGCACAGTTTAAGGAGCTATCCAAAGAGCTGAAGCCATTGTTGACATCTCTACAGTCATCTCCCCAGTCTTATCAGATATGGCCAAAG GTAGAGGATTTGAtcagaaaggagagagagatgcaGGAGAAGCTTATGACAAGGCATTCCACTGTTGTCGACAGCTTTGAGAAGAAGCTGCGTGGGCAAGATGTAGAGAACAGGATTGCTTTGCAGCAGCAGAAAATTGCGGCCCTGAGGCAGGAGGTCGAATCTCTTTTAGAGTACATCAGTGAGATTTGA
- the LOC120647450 gene encoding RING-H2 finger protein ATL8-like — translation MASSARRLRQMQANSGQLPTAEPPSPLAVDSDVVVILAALLCALICVVGLAAVTRCARSRAPAGAQASAKGLGKKALRALPKLAYEDAVAAAAAARGGSAAAAAAGEDKILAECAICLSEFAPKEEIRVLPQCGHGFHVACVDTWLGAHSSCPSCRRVLVVDETPNRPPEPKRRCLKCEAAMEEAASSSSSGGGRAAGFLTGSAILAEN, via the coding sequence ATGGCGTCGTCGGCGCGGCGCCTCCGGCAGATGCAGGCCAACTCCGGCCAGCTCCCCACCGCCGAGCCCCCgagcccgctcgccgtcgactccgACGTCGTCGTCATCCTCGCCGCGCTGCTCTGCGCGCTCATCTGCGTCgtcggcctcgccgccgtcacGCGGTGCGCGCGCTCCCGCGCGCCCGCCGGCGCGCAGGCCTCGGCCAAGGGGCTCGGGAAGAAAGCGCTCAGGGCGCTGCCCAAGCTCGCCTACGAGGACGccgttgcggcggcggccgcggcgcgcgggggctccgcggccgcggcggcggcaggggaggaCAAGATCCTGGCCGAGTGCGCCATCTGCCTGTCGGAGTTCGCGCCCAAGGAGGAGATCCGCGTGCTGCCGCAGTGCGGCCACGGCTTCCACGTCGCGTGCGTGGACACATGGCTCGGCGCGCACTCCTCCTGCCCTTCCTGCCGCCGCGTCCTCGTCGTCGACGAGACCCCCAACCGGCCGCCCGAGCCCAAGCGCCGCTGCCTCAAGTGCGAGGCGGCTATGGAGGAGGCAGCCTCATCGTCCAGTTCCGGCGGCGGTAGGGCTGCCGGTTTCCTAACCGGGTCGGCAATCTTAGCTGAGAACTAA
- the LOC120647449 gene encoding uncharacterized protein LOC120647449: MPLLSLMLPLPDAHHHHHRALLPPPACAAAAPLPSPSCSRTLSSPLRTRRSSASSARTGLRVVSPDTSVTTDEGAQPGSADNSSRWAEFASRVSGEWDGFGADFTAAGDPVELPENVVPEAYREWGVQVLDWQTQCPTLADPAAPCALHYRLVRLLPTVGCEADAATVHTSHQRHAASAAAFAYAAGGSYVAAWPRGPAPVLEVEHCVVRPGSAEARVRVVQTVALGKEARLRGLKVFSEQWYGPFRNGEQLGGCAVRETAFAAGEKLDVAEVLGHWETTDAAAVRFSDELDPETGKFAELSPDEPSKLRREADGVVALPKQLWSAFREHSDGEFLCEVGWALGGGTAVTSRCVLSKDGDVKEIAAAYESRLSGGT, from the exons ATGCCGCTTCTCTCCCTCATGCTGCCCCTCCCCgacgcccaccaccaccaccaccgcgctcTCCTCCCGCCGCCCGCGTGCGCGGCAGCAGCGCCCTTGCCGTCGCCGTCTTGCTCGCGGACATTGTCATCCCCGCTTCGGACACGGcggtcctccgcctcctccgcgaGAACGGGACTCCGAGTCGTCTCTCCTGACACCTCCGTCACCACGGACGAAGGCGCGCAGCCAG GTTCGGCAGATAACAGCAGCAGGTGGGCAGAGTTCGCGTCGCGGGTGTCCGGCGAGTGGGACGGCTTCGGCGCGGACttcacggcggccggcgacccCGTGGAGCTGCCGGAGAACGTGGTCCCGGAGGCGTACCGCGAGTGGGGCGTGCAGGTGTTGGACTGGCAGACGCAGTGCCCCACGCTCGCCGACCccgccgcgccgtgcgcgcTCCACTACCGCCTCGTCCGCCTGCTCCCCACCGTCGGCTGCGAGGCCGACGCCGCCACCGTGCACACCTCCCACCAGCgccacgccgcctccgccgccgccttcgcgtACGCCGCCGGCGGCTCCTACGTCGCCGCGTGGCCCAGGGGCCCCGCGCCCGTGCTCGAGGTGGAGCACTGCGTCGTGCGCCCCGGCAGCGCCGAGGCGCGGGTCCGGGTGGTGCAGACCGTGGCGCTGGGGAAGGAGGCCCGCCTGCGCGGCCTCAAGGTGTTCTCCGAGCAATGGTACGGCCCGTTCCGCAACGGCGAGCAGCTCGGCGGCTGCGCCGTCCGGGAGACCGCCTTCGCGGCCGGCGAGAAGCTCGACGTCGCCGAGGTGCTGGGCCACTGGGAGACCACGGACGCCGCGGCTGTGAGGTTCTCCGACGAGCTGGACCCCGAGACC GGCAAGTTCGCGGAGCTGTCGCCCGACGAACCAAGCAAGCTGCGGAGAGAAGCGGACGGCGTCGTGGCGCTGCCGAAGCAGCTGTGGAGCGCGTTCAGGGAGCACAGCGACGGCGAGTTCCTGTGCGAGGTCGGGtgggcgctgggcggcggcaCCGCGGTGACGTCGCGGTGCGTTTTGTCCAAGGACGGCGACGTCAAG GAGATCGCCGCTGCCTACGAGTCCCGGCTGTCGGGGGGCACCTGA